One Owenweeksia hongkongensis DSM 17368 genomic region harbors:
- a CDS encoding macro domain-containing protein — translation MIKIILGDITHSPADVIVNAANSALRGGGGVDGAIHRAAGPIIVEECKAWVKENGELPTGRAMFTSAGKLPHKGIIHTVGPVWEDGIANEDQLLAECYINALHIAFEKGFDSIAFPNISTGVYGFPKKDAADVAICTVQNFLGSRKEQLKVTFVCFDQENFDIYKSFLGED, via the coding sequence ATGATCAAAATCATTCTTGGAGATATTACGCATTCCCCTGCGGATGTGATTGTAAACGCGGCCAACTCGGCACTTCGTGGAGGTGGTGGGGTTGATGGTGCCATTCATCGAGCGGCCGGACCGATTATAGTAGAAGAGTGCAAGGCTTGGGTAAAGGAGAATGGTGAATTGCCAACAGGCCGTGCAATGTTTACTTCAGCGGGCAAACTTCCACATAAGGGTATAATACACACTGTAGGTCCCGTGTGGGAAGACGGCATCGCCAATGAAGATCAACTCTTGGCGGAATGTTACATCAATGCCTTACATATTGCTTTCGAAAAAGGTTTCGACTCTATCGCTTTCCCTAATATTTCTACTGGCGTTTACGGTTTCCCTAAAAAGGATGCGGCCGATGTGGCAATATGTACGGTTCAGAATTTTTTGGGTTCTCGAAAAGAGCAGCTGAAGGTGACTTTTGTTTGCTTTGATCAAGAGAACTTTGACATTTATAAATCCTTTCTAGGTGAAGATTAA
- a CDS encoding sterol desaturase family protein — translation MFPDLIQAAIPFFVGFILLEIIISSYMKIHTYETKDALSSIAMGLGNVFLGIIGKVLVFGAYTFVHKWAIFNLGYVWWVWIIAFFADDISYYWFHRTSHNVRFFWASHVVHHSSQRYNLATALRQTWTGNFTGSFIFWLWMPLIGFEPLMIVFLQSVSLLYQFWIHTEVINKMPRWFEFIFNTPSHHRVHHSSDLKYLDKNHAGILVIWDRMFGTFQVEEEKPKYGLTTNINTFNPLLIATHEWIALGKDVWQHPKYGLQYTFGPPGWSHDGSRKTTEQLREEAESNTPRVTKTKESSYA, via the coding sequence ATGTTTCCCGATTTAATTCAAGCAGCGATTCCATTTTTTGTAGGCTTCATTTTATTGGAGATTATCATTTCCTCTTACATGAAAATTCACACCTATGAAACAAAGGATGCGTTGAGCAGTATTGCCATGGGGCTGGGAAATGTGTTTCTTGGAATCATCGGAAAAGTGTTGGTTTTTGGGGCTTATACCTTTGTTCATAAGTGGGCTATTTTTAATTTGGGCTACGTTTGGTGGGTTTGGATAATTGCTTTTTTTGCTGATGATATTAGCTACTATTGGTTTCACCGGACGAGCCACAATGTTCGTTTTTTTTGGGCAAGCCATGTGGTGCATCACTCTTCGCAGCGCTACAATTTAGCCACGGCTTTGCGCCAAACGTGGACAGGCAATTTTACCGGAAGTTTCATCTTTTGGCTTTGGATGCCTCTCATCGGTTTTGAACCTTTGATGATTGTTTTTCTGCAAAGTGTAAGCTTGCTCTATCAGTTTTGGATTCACACGGAAGTGATTAATAAAATGCCACGGTGGTTCGAATTTATCTTCAACACGCCTTCACATCATCGGGTGCACCACTCTTCAGATTTGAAATATTTGGATAAGAACCATGCAGGTATTTTGGTTATTTGGGACAGGATGTTTGGCACTTTTCAGGTGGAAGAGGAAAAGCCAAAGTATGGTTTGACTACCAATATCAATACGTTCAATCCTTTGCTAATCGCCACACACGAATGGATTGCCTTGGGCAAAGATGTGTGGCAACATCCTAAATATGGATTGCAATATACGTTTGGCCCACCGGGGTGGAGCCACGATGGAAGCCGGAAAACTACGGAGCAGTTGAGAGAGGAAGCTGAATCAAATACACCAAGGGTAACAAAAACTAAAGAGTCATCTTATGCTTAA
- a CDS encoding S8 family serine peptidase: MLKQILLASFFLAAFISAGQISSRLEKEMKEASRDFLPVVVEFRTTVNWKQLETKCEDKNVSDWPKLVNRALMRQAANTQSEALEYLNELSADQVKSISSFYIVNVMILEAKPDVISKLAAIPDVDWIDLADDEFLIHDPIIPSKKSTATVNGVEPGLEAINAPEMWKLGYTGRGRLLYNYDTGVWATHPAFSNRFLGNYKPLSQSWYGLKKNYPDGRISNHGTHTLGTMAGLDTATNDTIGVAFGAYWMANDYVNSTVATLPPIAEMIQAFEWALNPDGDTSTSDDVPDVINNSWRWRDDPDTVQCGGYVVQLMNAIEAAGIANVFSGGNAGPNNSTISAPQRINTNKTSTFSVGSVNGNLTFPFPISSFSSRGPTQCPGTGNLKIHPEVVAPGQDVRSAWGTDGYNTISGTSMAAPHVSGAVLLLKEAFPQLSGTDLLNALYVTAIDMGTIGEDNTYGNGLIDVHAAYQHLAQSHTPVDPKQVDWDIAVKGMIYSPIDTAVTCWDNVFDITVTVENLGANTIDSFYVNCWLDGVPLSSVQISVVAPPNFTTGEVFGFTFPIHMNVNTMGEHELRAKVELDFPEYDLINNERMVHFNKRNKESFPFEEDFEQQSSFDNWYVEDEDLVATWETTGITNWTGNTKAVVIKYAEYFPRSSQKDRLWSPVFAMPSGAAGLGFDLAYQQRNTFSLFQDTLKVLASTDCGKTFPYVLYEKSDADLNTVGTIGSDYVPAGRNEWRREYVDLSSLAGQEVVLAFEGVNRGGNNLYLDNISIYPGYWDPVSLEELNQSSLSLYPNPSKELIYLKSSESPYKLIEVQILDMKGVKQSQKFTLNEDGVVYIENLSKGLYIMKVEQGGVRSFLRFLKE, translated from the coding sequence ATGCTTAAACAAATACTTCTAGCGAGTTTTTTTCTTGCAGCTTTTATATCCGCAGGGCAGATTTCATCACGCTTGGAAAAGGAGATGAAAGAAGCTTCACGGGATTTTCTACCCGTAGTGGTTGAGTTTCGTACAACTGTGAATTGGAAACAGCTGGAAACTAAGTGTGAGGATAAAAATGTTTCAGATTGGCCAAAGTTGGTAAACCGGGCTTTGATGAGGCAAGCGGCCAATACGCAGTCTGAAGCATTAGAGTATTTGAATGAATTAAGTGCAGATCAGGTTAAAAGCATAAGCTCATTTTACATTGTAAATGTGATGATTTTGGAAGCTAAGCCGGATGTGATTTCTAAGCTTGCAGCCATACCTGATGTGGATTGGATAGATCTGGCTGATGATGAGTTTTTGATTCATGATCCGATTATACCTTCTAAAAAATCCACAGCAACTGTAAATGGCGTGGAGCCAGGTTTGGAGGCCATAAATGCTCCTGAAATGTGGAAGCTAGGTTACACCGGTCGTGGGAGGTTGCTTTACAATTACGATACTGGAGTTTGGGCCACGCACCCTGCCTTTAGCAATCGATTTTTAGGAAACTATAAGCCGCTTTCACAATCGTGGTATGGGCTAAAAAAGAATTATCCGGATGGGAGAATTAGCAATCACGGAACTCATACTTTGGGCACTATGGCAGGTTTGGACACCGCAACCAATGATACGATAGGCGTGGCTTTTGGCGCTTATTGGATGGCCAATGATTATGTGAATAGCACGGTAGCCACGCTTCCGCCCATTGCTGAAATGATTCAGGCGTTTGAGTGGGCGCTGAATCCTGATGGAGACACCAGCACAAGCGATGATGTACCGGATGTAATAAACAACAGCTGGCGCTGGCGCGATGATCCGGATACTGTGCAATGCGGTGGCTATGTGGTGCAGCTTATGAATGCTATTGAAGCCGCAGGAATTGCTAATGTTTTTTCGGGTGGAAATGCGGGGCCAAATAACTCTACCATCAGTGCACCGCAAAGAATTAACACCAACAAGACCAGTACTTTTTCGGTGGGAAGTGTGAATGGAAATCTCACTTTTCCGTTTCCCATCAGCAGCTTTTCTTCACGCGGGCCTACCCAATGTCCGGGTACCGGAAATCTAAAAATTCATCCAGAAGTGGTGGCGCCTGGGCAGGATGTTCGTTCGGCTTGGGGCACAGATGGCTATAATACCATTTCGGGAACCAGCATGGCTGCACCGCATGTTTCGGGTGCTGTGCTTTTGCTCAAGGAAGCTTTTCCACAGCTTAGTGGAACAGACTTACTGAATGCATTATATGTAACTGCCATTGATATGGGTACGATAGGTGAAGACAATACTTATGGTAATGGCTTGATAGATGTCCATGCAGCCTATCAACATTTGGCGCAAAGCCACACGCCTGTTGATCCCAAACAAGTGGACTGGGATATTGCTGTAAAAGGTATGATCTACTCACCAATAGATACCGCTGTAACGTGCTGGGATAATGTTTTTGATATAACTGTGACAGTAGAAAACCTTGGGGCGAATACCATTGATAGCTTCTACGTGAATTGTTGGTTGGATGGTGTCCCACTTTCATCAGTGCAGATTTCCGTTGTAGCCCCGCCTAATTTCACTACAGGTGAGGTATTTGGGTTTACATTTCCAATTCATATGAATGTCAATACCATGGGGGAGCATGAACTAAGGGCAAAAGTAGAACTTGATTTTCCGGAATATGACCTTATCAATAATGAAAGGATGGTGCACTTTAATAAGCGGAATAAGGAGAGCTTCCCTTTTGAAGAAGATTTTGAACAACAAAGCAGTTTTGATAACTGGTATGTAGAAGATGAAGATCTAGTGGCTACTTGGGAAACTACAGGTATTACAAATTGGACCGGAAACACGAAGGCGGTAGTTATCAAATATGCTGAGTACTTTCCACGCTCAAGTCAAAAGGATAGGCTGTGGAGCCCGGTGTTTGCCATGCCAAGTGGTGCGGCAGGTTTAGGTTTTGATTTGGCTTACCAGCAGCGAAATACCTTCTCGCTTTTTCAAGATACATTGAAGGTGTTAGCTTCTACGGATTGCGGTAAAACATTCCCTTATGTTCTATATGAAAAAAGTGATGCGGACCTAAATACTGTGGGAACAATAGGCTCGGATTATGTGCCTGCTGGCAGAAATGAATGGAGGCGTGAGTATGTGGATTTGTCATCTTTAGCAGGCCAGGAAGTCGTTCTTGCTTTTGAAGGAGTAAACCGTGGAGGCAATAATTTGTATTTGGACAACATCTCGATTTATCCAGGGTATTGGGATCCGGTTTCACTTGAGGAGTTAAACCAAAGTTCACTTAGTCTATACCCGAACCCTAGCAAGGAGCTCATTTATCTGAAATCATCAGAAAGCCCTTACAAACTGATTGAGGTTCAGATTCTTGACATGAAAGGGGTAAAGCAGTCACAAAAATTTACCTTAAATGAAGATGGAGTAGTTTATATAGAAAACCTGTCCAAAGGCCTATATATAATGAAGGTAGAGCAGGGTGGTGTTAGGAGTTTTTTAAGGTTTTTAAAAGAATAA
- the rmuC gene encoding DNA recombination protein RmuC, with the protein MEIIWLIAGLLIGGIIAWLLSKNKVANTETAHSKETNELRNAAALAEERNKSLSENLAQAKTSLEDERRQTLHLSTELSKREAEYHALSEKLAEQKAEVEKLNQKFSVEFKNLANEILEEKSKKFTDQNKENLDTLLNPLREKLTDFQKKVEQSNMDGEKRGAALNEQLKNLRELNQQITHEAKSLSLALRGDSKAQGGWGEMQLESILEKAGLQKDIHYFKEKNFKNEEGANQRLDFIINLPDDKHLVLDSKVSLTAYSNYFDTEDEAEKKQFLKQHVNSILGHIKLLGDKNYQNLYDIKQPDYVMMFVANEPALTMALKEDSELYDKALRSNIVLVSTTTLLATLRTISYIWNQDLQNKNAEEIARQAGALYDKFVGFSEDLVKLGNQLGTVQNTYQESMKKLSAGSGNLVRRTQKLQELGAKTSKTQNPKLIDRALD; encoded by the coding sequence ATGGAAATTATTTGGCTCATAGCTGGTCTTCTTATTGGGGGAATTATCGCTTGGTTACTTTCTAAAAACAAAGTTGCAAATACAGAAACAGCTCATAGTAAAGAAACGAATGAACTTCGAAATGCGGCTGCTTTAGCCGAAGAGCGCAATAAAAGTCTGAGTGAAAATTTGGCTCAAGCCAAAACCTCACTTGAGGATGAGCGTAGGCAAACTTTGCACCTAAGCACAGAGCTGAGTAAGCGAGAAGCTGAATACCATGCGCTTTCAGAAAAACTGGCCGAGCAAAAAGCAGAAGTTGAAAAGCTGAATCAGAAATTCTCGGTTGAATTTAAAAACCTGGCGAACGAAATTCTGGAAGAAAAGAGCAAAAAGTTCACCGATCAGAACAAAGAGAACCTGGACACACTTTTGAACCCTTTAAGGGAAAAATTGACCGATTTTCAGAAGAAAGTGGAACAAAGTAACATGGATGGTGAAAAGCGTGGTGCGGCTCTCAATGAGCAATTGAAAAACCTCCGCGAGCTCAACCAGCAAATTACACATGAAGCCAAAAGCCTTTCGCTTGCCCTCAGAGGGGATAGCAAAGCGCAGGGTGGTTGGGGCGAAATGCAACTTGAGTCTATCCTTGAAAAAGCAGGACTTCAAAAAGACATTCACTATTTCAAGGAGAAAAACTTTAAGAATGAAGAAGGCGCTAATCAGCGATTGGACTTCATCATAAATCTACCGGATGACAAGCATTTGGTGCTGGACAGCAAGGTTTCTTTGACCGCATACAGCAATTATTTTGACACCGAAGATGAGGCTGAAAAGAAGCAGTTTTTAAAGCAGCACGTAAATTCCATCTTAGGTCACATTAAACTTTTGGGTGATAAGAATTACCAAAACCTTTACGACATCAAACAGCCTGATTATGTGATGATGTTTGTGGCCAATGAGCCCGCTCTCACTATGGCCCTCAAGGAAGATTCTGAACTATATGACAAGGCATTGAGAAGCAATATCGTGTTGGTAAGCACCACTACTTTGTTGGCTACTTTGCGCACCATCAGTTACATCTGGAATCAGGATTTACAAAACAAAAATGCTGAGGAAATTGCACGACAAGCCGGAGCTCTTTACGACAAGTTTGTGGGCTTTTCTGAAGATTTAGTAAAACTGGGCAATCAGCTGGGAACGGTTCAAAACACTTATCAGGAGTCTATGAAAAAGCTAAGTGCCGGAAGTGGAAACTTAGTGCGAAGAACCCAAAAGCTACAGGAGTTGGGTGCCAAAACTTCTAAAACCCAAAATCCTAAGCTGATAGATAGGGCGCTGGACTAG
- a CDS encoding aldehyde dehydrogenase, with amino-acid sequence MKKILNYIDGELLEPISGKFMDNIDPSRGQVYSLIPESDGADVQKAVEAAKRAFPIWSAMSAKERSEILLRVSQGISDRLDELAAAESLDNGKPLKLATSVDIPRARDNFSFFATAILHDEDQFHNMGTRGFNYTLRQPIGVVGCISPWNLPLYLFSWKIAPALAAGNCVVAKPSEVTPMTAYLLSEICREAGMPAGVLNILHGLGPAVGQAIVEHPEIKAISFTGGTKTGEHLARTAAPMFKKLSLELGGKNPNLIFADCDFDKAVKTSVTSSFANQGQICLCGSRIFVERSIYDKFKKAFVERVKGLKVGPPQEETSRMGAVVSEVHMNKVLDYISLAEEEGGTILTGGNRVKLDGEFAEGYYIEPTVIEGLAYDCRTNQEEIFGPVVTITPFDTEEEALMMANSTEYGLACTVWTENLNRAHRVAAQMQSGIVWINCWLVRDLRTLFGGMKNSGVGREGGYEALHFFTEAKNVCLTY; translated from the coding sequence ATGAAAAAGATTTTAAACTACATAGATGGCGAACTTCTGGAACCAATTTCCGGCAAGTTTATGGACAATATTGATCCTTCTCGTGGCCAGGTGTATTCCTTGATTCCTGAGTCGGATGGGGCGGATGTGCAGAAAGCTGTGGAGGCCGCGAAAAGAGCTTTTCCAATTTGGAGCGCTATGTCAGCCAAAGAGCGTTCGGAGATTTTGCTTCGAGTGTCGCAAGGTATTTCTGATAGGCTAGATGAATTGGCGGCAGCCGAAAGTTTAGATAATGGCAAGCCTTTAAAGCTGGCCACTTCGGTGGATATTCCCAGAGCCCGTGATAACTTTTCATTTTTTGCGACAGCTATTTTGCATGATGAAGACCAGTTTCATAATATGGGTACTCGGGGTTTTAATTATACTCTTCGTCAACCGATTGGTGTGGTGGGCTGTATTTCCCCATGGAACTTGCCCCTTTACCTTTTTAGTTGGAAAATAGCTCCGGCTTTAGCTGCTGGAAACTGCGTGGTGGCAAAGCCATCTGAGGTTACTCCGATGACGGCTTATTTACTTTCAGAAATTTGCCGTGAGGCGGGAATGCCAGCCGGTGTATTAAATATTCTTCATGGGCTTGGGCCAGCGGTTGGTCAGGCTATTGTGGAGCATCCAGAAATAAAGGCAATTTCATTTACAGGAGGTACCAAAACAGGTGAGCACTTGGCGCGTACAGCGGCTCCTATGTTTAAGAAGCTTTCTCTCGAATTGGGAGGTAAAAACCCCAATTTGATTTTTGCAGATTGTGATTTTGATAAAGCGGTAAAAACTTCGGTCACTTCTTCCTTTGCCAATCAAGGGCAAATTTGCCTTTGCGGAAGCCGAATCTTTGTAGAGCGTAGCATTTACGATAAGTTTAAAAAAGCTTTTGTAGAGCGTGTAAAAGGACTAAAAGTTGGTCCACCGCAAGAAGAAACCAGCCGAATGGGAGCTGTGGTTTCTGAAGTACATATGAACAAAGTTTTGGATTACATCTCTCTTGCCGAGGAAGAAGGTGGAACAATTCTTACCGGAGGAAACCGTGTGAAATTGGATGGCGAATTTGCCGAAGGCTATTATATTGAACCAACGGTGATTGAAGGTTTGGCTTACGATTGCCGCACCAATCAAGAAGAGATTTTTGGACCGGTAGTTACCATCACACCCTTTGATACCGAAGAGGAAGCCTTGATGATGGCCAATTCTACGGAGTACGGTTTGGCCTGTACTGTGTGGACAGAAAATCTAAACCGTGCACACCGAGTAGCGGCTCAAATGCAATCCGGAATTGTATGGATAAACTGCTGGTTGGTTCGCGATTTGAGAACCTTATTTGGAGGAATGAAAAACAGTGGAGTAGGTCGCGAAGGCGGTTATGAAGCGCTGCACTTTTTTACGGAGGCAAAGAATGTTTGCTTAACATATTAG
- a CDS encoding lmo0937 family membrane protein, which translates to MSNLLYFIAIILLIGWVLGAFVFSLGYLIHILLVLAIIAILFRLIGGRGV; encoded by the coding sequence ATGAGCAATTTACTGTATTTCATAGCGATCATTCTATTAATCGGATGGGTGTTAGGGGCTTTCGTATTTTCACTAGGTTATCTAATTCATATATTATTAGTGCTTGCCATTATTGCTATTTTATTCAGACTTATTGGCGGGCGAGGAGTATAG
- a CDS encoding serine hydrolase, whose translation MKSLYIFLFALLYGSLSGQYYFPPLAGNAWDTVNPSSLGWCSQKLDTVHKYLEARHSKSFIILHKGKIADEIYMNGFAQDSAWYWASAGKTLAGFLTGMVQEDGLLNVNDKTSDYLGTGWTLEPQAKEDLITIRHQLSMTSGLDYNISDLNCLEDTCLKYLHDAGNHWYYHNAPYRLVQDVLENASGKNMNTLTYQKLGSTIGLAGLWYDYVFYSKARNMARFGLLNLNKGNWAGTTILQDSTYLYDMVHPSQNLNEAYGYLWWLNGQSSYRRPGLDIVFPGFMVPEAPADMYMAAGKNDQRIYVIPSMDLVVVRQGEAAYTSQLALSTFDNELWELLMDVFCQTTALHESEIVDLQVYPNPASGFVNISSSFELKSVQLISLQGEVVKRQKKEFSKLNIQDVAAGVYFLQFETLAGESFQRKLVVK comes from the coding sequence ATGAAATCTCTCTACATTTTCCTTTTTGCACTTTTGTATGGCTCACTTAGCGGCCAATATTATTTCCCTCCGTTAGCCGGAAATGCTTGGGATACCGTGAATCCATCTTCTTTAGGATGGTGTTCCCAAAAGCTAGATACCGTTCATAAATACCTTGAAGCTCGACACAGCAAAAGCTTTATCATTTTGCATAAAGGCAAAATTGCGGATGAAATTTATATGAATGGCTTCGCTCAGGATTCAGCTTGGTACTGGGCTTCTGCCGGAAAGACTTTGGCTGGCTTCCTTACGGGAATGGTTCAGGAGGATGGATTATTAAATGTCAATGATAAAACTTCAGATTACCTCGGTACCGGTTGGACCTTGGAGCCACAGGCAAAAGAAGATTTAATTACGATTCGTCATCAACTGAGCATGACTTCAGGCTTGGATTATAATATCTCTGACTTGAATTGCTTGGAAGATACTTGCCTTAAGTATTTGCATGATGCCGGAAACCACTGGTATTATCACAATGCTCCGTACAGATTGGTGCAGGATGTGTTAGAAAACGCATCGGGCAAAAATATGAATACCCTTACCTATCAGAAATTGGGTTCTACTATCGGTCTTGCGGGTTTGTGGTATGACTATGTGTTCTATAGCAAAGCAAGAAATATGGCGCGTTTTGGGTTGTTAAACCTAAATAAGGGAAATTGGGCCGGAACAACTATTCTTCAGGATTCAACTTACTTGTATGACATGGTTCATCCTTCTCAAAACCTGAATGAAGCTTATGGATATCTGTGGTGGCTCAATGGTCAATCATCATATAGGCGTCCGGGGCTGGATATTGTTTTTCCAGGTTTTATGGTGCCCGAAGCACCTGCTGATATGTACATGGCCGCTGGTAAAAATGACCAAAGAATTTACGTGATTCCATCCATGGATTTGGTGGTGGTTCGTCAAGGTGAAGCGGCCTATACTTCGCAACTGGCGCTTTCTACTTTTGACAATGAATTGTGGGAACTGTTGATGGATGTTTTTTGTCAAACCACCGCTTTACACGAAAGTGAAATTGTTGACCTCCAAGTTTATCCTAACCCAGCTTCTGGTTTTGTAAATATCAGTTCAAGTTTTGAATTGAAATCCGTTCAGCTGATTTCCCTACAGGGGGAGGTTGTGAAGCGTCAGAAAAAAGAATTTTCAAAACTCAACATTCAGGATGTGGCGGCTGGAGTTTACTTTTTGCAGTTTGAAACTCTGGCTGGAGAATCTTTTCAGCGAAAGCTGGTGGTGAAGTAG
- a CDS encoding MarC family protein, with the protein MIDLLKNILGDTISIFTIMNPLSAGAIMLTLVDDTTTKKEFKTIAGKSSKTVFLAMLILFLSGTYIFNFFGIQPDGLRVFGGIILLVMGFDMVQGHGKKSNHQSTDHVAAQQQNDISMVPLSIPIIVGPGLATTLINLSITNKGWESYTSVAIAIIICSLANFLILSRMPFIKRRLGVNGLKVFNRLMGLIVGSLAAQMLITGAFGLYDNFFK; encoded by the coding sequence TTGATTGATCTACTAAAAAACATTCTCGGAGATACCATTTCTATTTTCACCATTATGAACCCTCTTTCAGCAGGGGCCATTATGCTGACGCTAGTAGATGATACTACCACAAAAAAGGAGTTTAAAACCATAGCTGGAAAAAGCAGCAAAACGGTTTTTCTGGCCATGCTTATCCTATTTTTGAGTGGTACCTATATCTTTAATTTCTTCGGTATTCAGCCAGATGGACTTAGGGTATTTGGAGGTATTATTCTTTTGGTAATGGGTTTTGACATGGTGCAGGGTCATGGTAAAAAGAGTAATCACCAGTCTACGGATCACGTAGCTGCCCAGCAGCAAAATGACATTAGCATGGTTCCGCTATCTATTCCTATAATAGTCGGGCCTGGGTTGGCCACTACTCTCATAAACCTAAGTATTACTAACAAGGGCTGGGAATCTTATACCTCTGTTGCTATTGCCATTATTATTTGTTCACTCGCCAACTTTTTAATTCTTAGCCGTATGCCCTTTATCAAAAGGCGCTTGGGCGTAAATGGCCTTAAGGTGTTCAACCGATTGATGGGGCTGATAGTAGGATCATTGGCTGCGCAAATGTTGATTACCGGAGCCTTTGGCTTGTACGACAACTTTTTTAAATAA